In Pelosinus sp. UFO1, one genomic interval encodes:
- a CDS encoding GGDEF domain-containing response regulator, whose amino-acid sequence MIKDTLCILIIDDDSIDRQIIIRALRSSQIICTILEAADEASGLILLKEHTVDLIFIDYQLPGNDGLTVLRRMNSEGLAIPIIMLTGHGDETIAVEVMKAGAYDYCSKSKITPDFLQKLIQYSLESYASRQKILQAKERIHKLAYYDSLTTLPNRTLFHEHVAQQLNNALINQESLALIFLDIDNFKFINNTWGHSVGDSLLQGISARLQRALPEQFIARMGGDEFMVLLTNASIQKTEEVVKTIQTILEPVFIYNDYHFYITSSIGIALYPDHGNQMDFLLRNADTAMYTAKNLGRNNYQFYTADIGIALAESMSLTNELRPALANDEFLLYYQPKVSIKTGRIIGAEALVRWISPKYGMVGPDKFIKLAEETGFIITLGEWVFYTACSQLHQWQKRELPIVPIAVNFSPKQLFHQQVLSMIKSTLNATGVAAHYLEIEITESAAIENELFLQSLLQELRNMGIKIAIDDFGTGYSSLHNIVQYAVDTLKIDRSFIQKATKENSKTILLVSTIITMAQNLGLSVIAEGVETEEQLALLQKQGCDEYQGYLYSKPLPAEEFIQLLLKQQ is encoded by the coding sequence ATGATCAAAGATACGCTCTGCATTTTAATTATTGATGATGATAGCATTGACCGCCAAATTATTATTCGCGCCTTACGATCTAGTCAAATTATATGCACTATTTTAGAGGCAGCTGATGAAGCAAGTGGCTTAATCCTGTTAAAAGAACATACTGTTGATCTGATCTTTATTGATTATCAATTGCCAGGCAATGACGGATTGACAGTATTGCGTCGGATGAACAGCGAAGGACTTGCTATTCCCATTATCATGCTTACGGGGCATGGCGACGAAACCATCGCCGTTGAAGTAATGAAAGCTGGGGCCTATGACTATTGTTCCAAAAGCAAAATTACTCCAGATTTTCTACAAAAGCTAATCCAATACAGTCTTGAATCCTATGCCTCTCGTCAAAAAATTCTGCAAGCTAAGGAGCGAATTCATAAACTAGCTTACTACGATAGCTTGACAACACTACCCAACCGCACCCTCTTTCATGAGCATGTTGCCCAACAACTAAATAACGCCTTGATCAATCAAGAAAGTTTGGCCCTCATCTTTCTTGACATTGATAATTTCAAATTTATTAACAATACTTGGGGTCACTCAGTGGGAGACAGTTTACTACAAGGCATTAGTGCCCGTCTCCAAAGAGCCCTCCCAGAGCAGTTTATTGCCCGCATGGGTGGCGATGAATTTATGGTATTGTTAACAAATGCGTCCATCCAAAAGACTGAAGAAGTGGTAAAAACAATCCAAACTATATTAGAACCAGTTTTCATTTATAACGACTACCATTTCTATATTACTAGTAGCATTGGTATTGCTCTTTATCCTGACCATGGTAATCAGATGGATTTTCTACTACGTAATGCTGATACTGCTATGTATACAGCAAAAAATTTAGGGAGAAATAACTATCAATTTTATACTGCCGACATCGGAATTGCACTCGCTGAATCTATGTCCTTAACCAATGAACTACGCCCAGCCCTGGCTAATGATGAATTTCTGCTGTATTACCAACCAAAAGTAAGTATAAAAACTGGTCGGATTATCGGTGCTGAGGCTTTGGTACGTTGGATCAGCCCAAAATATGGGATGGTTGGGCCTGATAAATTTATTAAACTTGCCGAGGAAACAGGCTTTATTATCACATTAGGGGAGTGGGTTTTCTATACGGCTTGTAGCCAACTTCATCAATGGCAAAAAAGAGAGCTCCCCATTGTTCCAATCGCTGTGAATTTTTCTCCGAAACAATTATTCCATCAACAAGTTCTATCAATGATTAAATCTACCCTCAATGCAACGGGTGTTGCTGCTCATTACCTAGAGATTGAAATTACTGAAAGCGCCGCTATCGAAAATGAACTATTCCTCCAATCTTTACTCCAAGAGTTGCGTAATATGGGTATCAAAATTGCTATTGATGATTTTGGGACTGGTTACTCTTCTCTCCACAATATTGTTCAATATGCGGTAGATACTTTGAAAATTGATAGAAGTTTCATCCAAAAAGCCACTAAAGAAAATAGTAAGACAATATTATTAGTAAGTACTATTATTACCATGGCACAAAATCTAGGGCTCAGTGTAATCGCCGAAGGAGTCGAGACTGAAGAGCAACTGGCTTTATTACAGAAACAAGGCTGCGATGAATATCAAGGTTACTTATATAGTAAACCACTCCCCGCTGAGGAATTTATTCAATTACTCCTGAAACAGCAATAA
- the ald gene encoding alanine dehydrogenase translates to MIVGVPREIKNNENRVAITPAGVEAMNKAGHTVVIEHNAGLGSGISNEAYQSAGARILLTAKEVFSKADMIMKVKEPLPSEYDLFKPGQILFTYLHLAPEPELTKALLANKVTGIAYETIEVGRTLPLLLPMSEVAGRMSVQIGAQFLEKPCGGKGILLGGVPGVESAQVVIVGGGIVGTNAAKMALGLGARVTILDKSTERLQYLDDIFQGRVTTVMSNSYNIGSWVKKADLLVGAVLVPGAKAPKLVSEDMVKSMSDGSVIVDVAIDQGGSVETIDRITTHSEPTYVKHGVVHYAVANMPGAVARTSTFALANATLDYALQIANKGWKKAVKENESLAKGLNVVGGMVTYKAVADSLGMKYIPWTEAIVTASELPSELVG, encoded by the coding sequence ATGATTGTTGGAGTGCCAAGGGAAATCAAAAACAACGAGAACCGCGTCGCCATTACACCTGCTGGTGTAGAGGCAATGAACAAGGCTGGTCATACTGTTGTCATTGAGCATAATGCTGGATTAGGCAGTGGTATTAGCAATGAAGCTTATCAATCGGCTGGTGCCAGAATTCTACTCACTGCAAAAGAAGTTTTTTCTAAAGCGGACATGATTATGAAAGTCAAAGAACCACTGCCTTCTGAGTATGATTTGTTCAAACCTGGTCAAATCTTATTTACGTATTTGCATCTTGCTCCTGAACCTGAGTTAACCAAAGCCCTTTTGGCTAATAAAGTTACAGGTATAGCCTACGAAACAATTGAAGTAGGCCGTACGTTGCCTCTATTATTGCCAATGAGCGAAGTAGCGGGGCGTATGTCAGTGCAAATTGGTGCACAATTTTTAGAAAAACCATGCGGAGGAAAGGGGATTCTTCTCGGAGGAGTACCTGGAGTGGAATCAGCACAAGTCGTTATCGTTGGCGGCGGCATAGTGGGAACCAATGCTGCAAAAATGGCACTAGGCCTGGGGGCTCGAGTGACAATTTTGGATAAGTCAACGGAAAGATTACAGTATCTCGATGATATCTTTCAAGGGAGAGTTACCACTGTTATGTCCAATAGCTATAATATCGGCTCCTGGGTGAAGAAGGCTGACCTCCTTGTAGGAGCAGTGTTAGTGCCAGGAGCGAAAGCGCCCAAACTTGTTAGCGAAGATATGGTTAAGTCCATGAGTGACGGATCTGTAATTGTAGATGTTGCCATTGACCAAGGTGGTTCCGTAGAAACCATTGATCGAATTACTACCCATAGCGAACCGACCTACGTAAAACATGGCGTGGTCCATTATGCTGTTGCAAATATGCCTGGCGCTGTAGCCCGCACATCCACCTTTGCTCTAGCCAATGCAACCTTGGATTATGCTCTGCAGATTGCGAATAAGGGATGGAAGAAGGCTGTGAAGGAAAATGAATCTCTCGCTAAAGGACTTAATGTGGTAGGTGGCATGGTGACTTATAAAGCAGTCGCTGATTCTCTTGGCATGAAATATATTCCTTGGACAGAGGCAATTGTAACTGCCTCCGAATTGCCTAGCGAGCTAGTAGGCTAA
- a CDS encoding amino acid permease gives MNLFRTKSIADMVKGTEQHALKKSLGSVDLVLLGIGCIIGTGIFVLTGVAAAKYAGPGIMLSFVLSGLACGFAALAYAELAAMIPVAGSAYTFAYASLGEIIAFIVGWALICEYTVGAAAVAAGWSGYTVGLLKTAGIILPKAWTAVPADGGILNVPAVLIVSFLTYLLVLGTKESAKLNRVLVFIKLGCVALFLLLATPHVNPSNWEPFLPFGLGGVASGAAIVFFAYIGFDAVSTAAEECKNPNRDIPIGIVGSLLVCTVLYIAVAAVLTGVVPYSSLNNSEPVAFALRAIGMNFGSAVVALGAICGITTVLLVMIFGQTRVFLAMSRDGMIPQSLVKIHPIHGTPHVITMITGAVVCILSGLLPINIIAELCNLGTLFAFCIVSAGVWVLRKTQPDALRPFRCPAVALTVPLAVLFCGYLISNLPSNTFIFFGIWYVIGMVVYFSYSRHHSTLAEQEQSVNLPLDK, from the coding sequence ATGAATCTGTTTCGTACAAAGAGCATAGCAGATATGGTAAAAGGCACAGAACAACATGCCTTGAAAAAGTCTCTTGGTTCAGTGGATTTGGTGTTACTGGGAATTGGCTGTATTATCGGTACCGGTATTTTTGTACTTACTGGAGTCGCAGCAGCGAAATATGCCGGACCAGGGATCATGCTCTCCTTCGTTTTATCAGGTCTGGCCTGCGGGTTCGCTGCATTAGCCTATGCAGAATTGGCCGCTATGATACCGGTGGCAGGTAGTGCCTATACCTTTGCCTATGCGTCATTAGGGGAAATTATTGCTTTCATTGTGGGGTGGGCACTTATATGTGAATACACTGTAGGAGCGGCAGCGGTTGCCGCTGGTTGGTCTGGTTATACAGTTGGTTTATTGAAGACCGCAGGAATTATCCTCCCTAAGGCTTGGACTGCCGTTCCCGCAGATGGTGGTATTCTTAACGTTCCCGCTGTGTTAATTGTCTCCTTTTTGACCTACTTACTTGTACTAGGTACAAAAGAAAGTGCGAAATTAAATAGAGTCTTGGTCTTTATCAAACTTGGGTGTGTTGCCCTCTTCCTATTGTTAGCAACACCTCATGTAAACCCATCGAACTGGGAACCTTTCCTTCCCTTCGGTTTAGGTGGTGTTGCCAGTGGCGCAGCAATTGTATTCTTTGCCTACATCGGTTTTGATGCAGTATCCACCGCTGCAGAAGAATGTAAAAATCCTAATCGAGACATTCCCATCGGAATTGTTGGTTCACTGCTGGTCTGTACCGTATTATATATCGCGGTCGCAGCCGTTCTTACAGGCGTCGTCCCTTATTCCTCGTTAAACAATAGCGAGCCAGTAGCTTTCGCCCTTCGCGCAATTGGCATGAATTTTGGTAGCGCAGTGGTAGCCCTTGGCGCAATCTGTGGTATTACCACGGTATTACTAGTCATGATATTTGGGCAAACACGTGTATTCTTAGCCATGAGCCGTGATGGGATGATTCCGCAAAGCTTGGTAAAAATCCATCCCATTCATGGTACACCTCATGTAATTACAATGATTACAGGTGCAGTGGTATGTATATTAAGCGGCTTATTACCTATCAACATTATCGCTGAATTATGCAATTTGGGAACGTTATTTGCATTTTGTATTGTTTCCGCGGGTGTTTGGGTGCTTCGAAAAACACAACCAGATGCCCTCAGACCTTTCCGTTGTCCTGCCGTTGCTTTGACAGTACCTCTTGCTGTACTATTCTGCGGTTATTTGATTAGTAATTTGCCATCGAATACCTTCATTTTCTTCGGTATATGGTATGTAATTGGCATGGTGGTATATTTCTCCTACAGTCGCCATCATAGCACTCTTGCAGAGCAAGAACAATCAGTAAATCTTCCACTTGATAAATAA